A single Elephas maximus indicus isolate mEleMax1 chromosome 2, mEleMax1 primary haplotype, whole genome shotgun sequence DNA region contains:
- the LOC126067371 gene encoding olfactory receptor 2V2-like: protein METWSNRSSTDDFVLLGIFSHSPTDLVLFSAVMVVFTVALCGNVLLILLIYIDPRLHTPMYFFLSQLSIMDLMLVCINVPKMAVNFLSGRKSISFVGCGIQTGLFVALVGSEGLLLGLMAYDRYVAISYPLHYPIFMSQRICLHIVGGSWVFGIIDGLIQMVIVMTFPYCGLRDVNHFFCEMLSVLKLACVDTSLFENLVFACCVFMLFLPFSIIVASYARILGAVLHMCSTQARKKALATCFSHLTSVSLFYGAAMFIYLRPKHYRAPSHDKVVSVFYTVLTPMLNPLIYSLRNREVMGALRERLGRCRISIQQGILHLALPPPSSVSLDK from the coding sequence ATGGAGACCTGGTCGAACCGATCATCCACAGACGACTTTGTCCTCTTGGGCATCTTTTCCCACAGTCCAACTGatcttgttcttttctctgcAGTCATGGTGGTCTTCACAGTGGCCCTCTGTGGGAATGTTCTTCTCATCCTACTCATCTATATAGATCCTCGActtcacacacccatgtacttcttcctcagccAGCTTTCCATCATGGACCTCATGCTGGTCTGTATTAATGTGCCAAAGATGGCAGTCAACTTCCTGTCTGGCAGGAAGTCTATCTCCTTTGTGGGTTGTGGCATACAAACTGGCCTCTTTGTTGCTCTTGTGGGCTCTGAGGGGCTCTTGCTGGGACTCATGGCTTATGACCGTTATGTGGCCATTAGCTACCCACTCCACTATCCCATCTTCATGAGTCAAAGAATCTGTCTTCACATTGTTGGAGGATCGTGGGTGTTTGGGATCATAGATGGTTTGATTCAGATGGTGATAGTAATGACCTTCCCCTACTGTGGCTTGAGGGATGTgaaccacttcttctgtgagaTGTTATCTGTATTGAAACTGGCCTGTGTAGACACATCCCTTTTTGAGAACCTAGTATTTGCTTGCTGTGTCTTCATGCTCTTCCTCCCCTTCTCCATCATCGTGGCCTCCTATGCTCGTATCCTGGGGGCTGTCCTCCATATGTGTTCTACTCAGGCTCGTAAAAAGGCTCTGGCCACTTGTTTTTCCCACCTGACATCTGTCTCCCTCTTCTATGGGGCAGCCATGTTCATTTACCTGAGGCCTAAGCACTACAGGGCCCCTAGCCATGACAAGGTGGTCTCTGTCTTCTATACAGTCCTTACTCCTATGCTCAACCCCCTCATTTATAGCTTGAGGAACCGAGAGGTGATGGGGGCACTGAGGGAGAGGCTGGGTCGTTGTAGGATCAGCATCCAGCAGGGCATCCTACACCTGGCTCTGCCACCTCCTAGCTCTGTGTCACTGGATAAATAA